The following are from one region of the Etheostoma spectabile isolate EspeVRDwgs_2016 chromosome 17, UIUC_Espe_1.0, whole genome shotgun sequence genome:
- the LOC116705466 gene encoding D(1)-like dopamine receptor — MENTSWSNFTQVLSELDGPDGGGDGEEDAGGSGRGGGGLRVLVGCILSLLIVSTLLGNTLVCAAVVRFRHLRSKVTNFFVISLAVSDLLVAVLVMPWEAITEVTGTWLFGRFCGVWIAFDIMCSTASILHLCIISVDRYWAIASPFKYERKMTQRVAFVMIGVAWLLSILISFIPVQLNWHQVEEEVMAEVVEMMAANSGGRNFTNSSNANAKSCVANLNKTYAISSSLISFYIPVVIMIATYTRIFRIAQTQIRRITSLERAAEQAQNHGHGANRNRQQQQWQQHHRPNDEASLKSSFKKETKVLKTLSIIMGVFVFCWLPFFVLNCTVPFCDPPCVSDATFTVFVWFGWANSSLNPVIYAFNADFRRAFATILGCNQMCSNNAVEAVNFSDELVSYHHDTTLHKEALVPAATQQLPCNILVGANHLEDMSAQFDEESMISNGSRSCNRLLLLPATVQLEDDHEIWMESDALIPGQVHQDG; from the coding sequence atggaaaacacGTCGTGGAGTAATTTCACCCAAGTTCTGTCGGAGCTAGACGGGCCGGACGGCGGgggagatggagaggaggacGCGGGAGGCAGCGGGAGAGGTGGCGGGGGACTGCGCGTCCTCGTCGGCTGCATCCTGTCCCTGCTCATCGTGTCCACGCTGCTCGGAAACACGCTGGTGTGCGCCGCAGTGGTCCGCTTCCGCCACCTGCGCTCCAAAGTCACCAACTTCTTCGTCATCTCGCTGGCCGTGTCCGACCTGTTGGTGGCGGTGCTCGTGATGCCCTGGGAGGCCATCACCGAGGTGACCGGCACGTGGCTGTTCGGGCGCTTCTGCGGCGTCTGGATCGCCTTCGACATCATGTGCTCCACGGCCTCCATCTTGCACCTGTGCATCATCAGCGTGGACCGCTACTGGGCCATCGCCAGCCCCTTCAAATACGAGCGGAAGATGACTCAGCGGGTGGCGTTTGTCATGATCGGGGTGGCGTGGTTGCTGTCCATTCTCATCTCTTTCATCCCGGTGCAGCTCAACTGGCACCAAGTGGAAGAGGAGGTGATGGCGGAGGTGGTGGAAATGATGGCTGCCAACAGTGGCGGCAGGAACTTCACAAACAGCAGCAACGCTAACGCCAAGAGCTGCGTCGCCAACCTGAACAAAACCTACGCCATCTCTTCCTCACTCATCAGCTTCTACATCCCGGTGGTGATCATGATCGCCACCTACACCCGCATCTTCCGGATCGCTCAGACCCAAATCCGCCGCATCACGTCTTTGGAGCGGGCGGCGGAGCAGGCGCAGAACCACGGCCATGGCGCCAACCGGaaccggcagcagcagcagtggcagcagcacCACCGGCCCAACGACGAGGCCTCGCTCAAGTCGTCGTTTAAGAAGGAAACCAAAGTCCTGAAGACGCTCTCCATCATCATGGGCGTGTTCGTCTTCTGCTGGCTGCCGTTCTTCGTCCTCAACTGCACCGTCCCGTTCTGCGACCCGCCGTGCGTCAGCGACGCCACCTTCACCGTCTTCGTGTGGTTCGGCTGGGCCAACTCCTCGCTCAACCCCGTCATCTACGCTTTCAACGCCGACTTCCGCCGCGCCTTCGCCACCATCCTGGGTTGCAACCAGATGTGCTCAAACAACGCGGTGGAGGCGGTGAACTTCAGCGACGAGCTGGTGTCCTACCACCACGACACGACGCTCCACAAGGAGGCGCTGGTCCCCGCGGCGACGCAGCAACTTCCCTGCAACATCCTCGTCGGGGCCAATCATCTGGAGGACATGAGCGCGCAGTTCGACGAAGAGTCGATGATCTCCAACGGTTCTCGGAGCTGCAACAGACTGCTGCTGCTTCCCGCCACCGTCCAGCTCGAGGACGACCACGAAATCTGGATGGAGAGCGATGCTCTGATACCCGGACAAGTCCATCAGGATGGATAG